In Quercus robur chromosome 10, dhQueRobu3.1, whole genome shotgun sequence, a genomic segment contains:
- the LOC126701573 gene encoding leucine-rich repeat receptor-like serine/threonine-protein kinase BAM1 gives MQLLLLLLLHLHLQIHTTHSAHIPEYKALLSAKSLIDDPQSALSSWNATTNHCTWRGVTCSDTTHRHVTSLDLSGLNLSGTLSPDLAHLRFVSNLTVASNRLSGPIPPQLSSLSALRYLNLSNNIFNGTFPTQLASLKNLQVLDLYDNNMTGELPLTVVEMPNLRHLHLGGNYFTGQIPTQYGQWQFIEYLAVSGNELNGTIPAEIGNLTTLRELYLGYFNAYEGGIPAEIGNLSELVRIDAANCGLTGEIPPEIGKLQKLDTLFLQVNALSGSLTVELGNLACLKFMDLSCNMLTGEIPSSFAQLKKMTLLHLFRNKLHGAIPDFIGDFPALENLELWANNFTGTIPSSISKCQNLERLDLSSNNLTGNIPKRIFQLKKLKFLLLFSNDLSGEIPENFGNCSSLIRFRVNDNKITGPIPREIGNLENLDTLDLSLNQISGNVPAEILGCRNLTYLSLHSNLITGNFPGKLSRLVLLQFVDFSDNFIEGTWPLHVLPRQIVFFSISRNNLSGEIPSLICNLNFVKYLDFSHNHFSMIPPCLGNMSDLMYLGLRNNNFHGTIPKFVKCGNLRSLKLANNQLEGSLPRSLVNCKKLEILDVANNKLNDTFPHWLVNLLELRVLLLRSNNFHGSIGNHKTKFSFPNLGVIDLSHNMFRGHLPSNLFKYLSAMMNGNMDNDGLQYIGDDYHFVIKRGDYYDNYASVTIDIKGNYIDMEKILTQLKTIDFSNNSFKGEIPKVIGKLGPLKGLNFSHNNLTGHIPISFGNLTNLEWLDLSSNKLTGNIPIQLTDLTSLEILNLSKNHLVGLIPQGKQFNTFTNASYSENLGLCGFPLTKTCGNDEGQQPPPSPTIQEDDFGFANGFHWKVVLLGYGCGFMFGLGMGYLVFSSEKSKYLLTIIYGERRNKVRRSKKNVHGRIS, from the exons atgcagctcCTCCTCTTGCTactcctccacctccacctccaaaTCCACACAACTCACTCAGCCCACATCCCAGAATACAAAGCACTTCTCTCGGCAAAGTCCCTCATAGACGACCCACAATCGGCCCTTTCATCATGGAACGCCACCACCAACCACTGCACGTGGAGGGGCGTCACGTGCAGCGACACCACTCACCGTCACGTGACATCTCTTGACCTCTCCGGTCTCAACCTCTCCGGCACTCTCTCCCCTGACCTCGCCCACCTCCGCTTCGTTTCGAACCTCACCGTCGCCTCTAACCGACTCTCCGGCCCCATTCCTCCGCAGCTCTCTTCTCTCTCGGCTCTCCGCTACCTCAACCTCTCCAACAACATTTTCAACGGCACTTTCCCAACCCAACTCGCTTCCCTCAAGAACCTCCAAGTCCTCGATCTCTACGACAACAACATGACCGGTGAGTTGCCTCTCACTGTCGTTGAAATGCCTAACCTCCGCCATTTGCATCTCGGCGGGAACTATTTCACCGGTCAGATCCCGACCCAGTACGGACAATGGCAGTTTATTGAGTATTTGGCCGTTTCCGGCAACGAACTAAACGGCACTATACCTGCCGAGATCGGAAACTTGACGACCCTGCGTGAGCTTTACCTTGGATACTTCAATGCCTACGAGGGAGGCATTCCCGCCGAGATCGGAAACCTGTCGGAGCTTGTTCGTATCGACGCCGCAAACTGTGGGTTAACCGGAGAGATACCACCGGAGATTGGAAAGCTACAGAAGCTCGACACTCTGTTTTTGCAAGTGAATGCGCTTTCGGGGTCTTTGACGGTGGAGCTTGGGAATTTGGCGTGCTTGAAATTCATGGACTTGTCGTGCAACATGCTCACGGGTGAAATTCCATCCTCGTTTGCTCAGCTGAAGAAGATGACGCTGTTGCACTTGTTTCGCAACAAGCTTCACGGTGCTATTCCGGACTTTATCGGAGACTTTCCGGCGCTCGAGAATTTAGAGTTGTGGGCAAACAACTTTACTGGTACCATTCCATCCTCAATTTCCAAATGTCAGAATCTCGAGAGGCTTGATTTGTCTTCTAACAATTTGACTGGGAATATTCCCAAAAGAATCTTTCAGCTCAAGaagctgaaatttctcttgctTTTCTCAAACGATTTATCTGGCGAAATAccagaaaattttggaaattgtTCGTCTTTGATTCGGTTTCGAGTTAATGATAACAAGATTACTGGGCCAATACCGAGAGAGATTGGGAACTTGGAAAATCTAGATACCTTGGATCTCAGTTTGAATCAAATTTCGGGAAATGTACCTGCCGAGATCTTAGGCTGCCGAAACTTGACATATCTCAGTTTGCATTCTAATTTGATCACCGGAAACTTTCCTGGTAAGTTAAGCCGCCTTGTTTTGTTGCAGTTTGTTGATTTTTCAGATAATTTTATTGAAGGGACTTGGCCACTTCATGTACTTCCACGGCagattgttttcttttcaatctcAAGGAACAATTTAAGTGGAGAGATCCCTTCCTTGATTTGCAATCTCAATTTTGTTAAGTACCTTGATTTCTCTCATAATCATTTTAGCATGATTCCTCCATGTTTGGGAAATATGAGTGATCTCATGTATTTGGGACTGcgaaataacaattttcatgGCACCATCCCAAAATTTGTAAAGTGTGGTAACTTGAGAAGTCTTAAACTTGCCAACAATCAATTAGAAGGGTCATTGCCACGTTCATTAGTCAATTGCAAGAAATTAGAAATTCTAGACGTCGCTAACAACAAGCTTAACGACACATTCCCTCATTGGTTGGTAAATCTTCTAGAGTTACGGGTTCTCTTATTGCGATCAAACAACTTTCATGGCTCCATAGGCAATCACAAGACTAAATTTTCATTTCCTAATTTGGGAGTTATAGACCTCTCTCACAATATGTTCCGTGGTCATTTGCCATCAAACCTTTTCAAATATTTATCAGCCATGATGAATGGGAACATGGATAATGATGGATTGCAATATATTGGTGATGATTATCATTTTGTTATCAAAAGAggtgattattatgataattatgCTTCTGTTACAATTGATATTAAAGGGAATTATATTGACATGGAGAAAATACTAACTCAATTGAAAACTATTGATTTTTCCAATAATAGTTTCAAAGGAGAAATTCCAAAAGTAATTGGAAAGCTTGGACCACTCAAAGGGCTAAATTTTTCACACAATAATCTTACAGGTCATATACCTATATCATTCGGAAATTTAACTAATCTTGAATGGTTAGATCTCTCTTCAAACAAGCTCACCGGCAACATTCCTATACAATTGACAGATCTTACATCATTGGAAATTTTAAACCTTTCAAAAAACCATCTTGTGGGATTGATACCTCAAGGTAAACAATTCAATACATTTACAAATGCTTCTTATAGTGAAAACTTGGGTTTATGTGGATTTCCATTGACAAAAACTTGTGGCAATGATGAGggacaacaaccaccaccatcaccaacCATCCAAGAAGATGATTTTGGGTTTGCAAATGGATTTCATTGGAAAGTTGTATTGTTGGGGTATGGATGTGGTTTCATGTTCGGATTAG GTATGGGATATCTTGTGTTCTCaagtgaaaaatcaaaatatctcTTGACTATTATTTATGGAGAACGACGCAACAAGGTGCGAAGATCCAAGAAGAATGTTCATGGAAGAATTAGTTGA
- the LOC126701575 gene encoding leucine-rich repeat receptor-like serine/threonine-protein kinase RGI4 produces the protein MPLNPWNNLFSFLTIILPLLNPFVAFAVNPQGEALLSWKQSLNGPTVALSNWNPTDETPCGWLGITCNINKEVVELKLRDLSLYGTVPTNLTSLVSLTKVVLSSTNLTGSIPREVAILHELNYLDLSDNALTGEIPSEICNLLKLQEIHLNSNQLEGSILAQIGNLTSLKWVTPYDNQLSGEIPSSIGNLKNLQVIRVGGNKNIRGLIPREIGNCTELTMSGLAKTSVSGFLPPSLGLLKKLGTISIWKTLLSGQIPPEIGNCTALQDIFLYQNSLTGSIPKSIGNLKNLRILYLWGNSLVGTIPSELGNCNKFTLLDVSWNSLSGNILQSFGNLSAMQDLALQMNQISGEIPAQLENCKELTWIDLGENSVAGTIPSEVGNLTKLQQLFLYENELVGPIPSSIFKCQNLEILDSASNGLTGYIPQEIFQFKKMKIIYLSSNNLSGEIPENIGNCSSLIRFRVGDNKLTGPIPREIGNLENLDILDLSLNRISGNVPAEIFGCRNLEYLNLHSNLITGNFLGKLSRLVLLQFVDFSNNFIEGTWPLHVLPRHIDFFSISRNNLSGEISSSICNLNFVNYLDFSHNHFSMIPPCLGNMSDIINLGLQNNNLHDTIPKFVKCSNLRNLKLANNQLEGPLPRSLVNCKKLKILDVANNKLNDTFPHWLVNLPELRVLLLRSNNFHGSIGNHKTKFSFSNLRIIDLSHNMFHGHLPSNLFKYLSAMINGDMDNDGLQYMSDDYYFVFKREMDYANYYMGDD, from the coding sequence ATGCCTCTAAATCCATGGAACAACCTCTTCTCCTTCTTAACAATCATCCTTCCCCTCTTGAACCCTTTTGTAGCTTTCGCAGTTAATCCACAAGGCGAAGCTCTTCTTTCATGGAAGCAAAGCCTAAATGGACCCACTGTGGCCTTGTCTAATTGGAACCCAACAGATGAAACTCCATGTGGGTGGCTTGGAATCACTTGCAACATCAACAAGGAGGTCGTGGAATTGAAGTTAAGAGACTTGAGTTTATATGGTACAGTTCCAACTAATCTCACTTCATTGGTTTCATTAACCAAGGTTGTACTTTCTAGTACAAACCTCACGGGTTCAATCCCAAGAGAGGTTGCTATACTACATGAACTGAATTACTTGGACTTGAGTGACAATGCGTTAACCGGTGAAATCCCATCTGAGATTTGCAACTTACTTAAGCTCCAAGAAATCCACCTCAACTCAAACCAGCTAGAAGGCTCAATTCTGGCTCAAATCGGCAACCTCACAAGCTTGAAATGGGTGACTCCTTATGATAACCAGCTCAGTGGAGAAATACCCAGTTCAATTGGCAACTTGAAGAACCTCCAGGTGATAAGAGTCGGTGGGAACAAGAATATCAGAGGCCTTATACCCCGAGAAATCGGGAATTGTACCGAGTTGACCATGTCAGGCCTAGCCAAAACAAGCGTCTCGGGTTTCCTTCCTCCGAGTCTTGGCCTCCTCAAGAAGCTTGGAACCATAAGCATCTGGAAAACTCTCCTCTCCGGCCAAATCCCACCTGAAATTGGCAACTGTACCGCCCTCCAAGATATCTTCCTCTATCAAAACTCGCTCACCGGTTCAATACCGAAAAGTATCGGAAACCTCAAAAACCTCCGAATTCTTTATCTCTGGGGGAACAGCTTGGTGGGTACCATTCCATCAGAGCTTGGGAATTGCAATAAGTTTACACTTCTCGATGTTTCGTGGAACTCGTTATCCGGAAACATTCTGCAAAGTTTCGGAAACTTATCGGCTATGCAAGATCTCGCACTCCAAATGAATCAAATATCGGGCGAAATTCCAGCACAATTAGAAAACTGTAAGGAGCTCACTTGGATCGACTTAGGCGAAAACAGTGTCGCCGGTACGATACCATCCGAAGTCGGAAACCTTACGAAACTTCAACAACTTTTCTTGTATGAAAACGAGTTAGTGGGACCCATTCCATCCTCAATATTCAAATGTCAGAATCTTGAAATTCTTGATTCGGCTTCTAATGGTTTGACTGGGTATATTCCCCAGGAAATCTTTCAgttcaagaaaatgaaaataatctaTCTTTCCTCCAACAATTTATCGGGTGAAATACCGGAAAATATCGGAAACTGTTCGTCTCTAATTCGGTTCAGAGTTGGAGATAACAAGCTTACAGGGCCAATACCGAGAGAGATTGGGAACTTGGAAAATCTAGATATCTTGGATCTCAGTTTGAATCGAATTTCGGGAAATGTACCTGCCGAGATCTTTGGCTGCCGAAACTTGGAGTATCTCAATTTGCATTCTAATTTGATCACTGGAAACTTTCTTGGTAAGTTAAGCCGCCTTGTTTTGTTGCAGTTTGTtgatttttccaataattttattgaagGTACTTGGCCACTTCATGTACTTCCACGGCACATTGATTTCTTTTCAATCTCAAGGAACAATTTAAGTGGAGAGATCTCTTCCTCGATTTGTAATCTCAATTTTGTTAACTACCTTGATTTCTCTCATAACCATTTTAGTATGATTCCTCCATGCTTGGGAAATATGAGTGATATCATAAATTTGGGACTGCAAAATAACAATCTTCATGACACCATCCCAAAATTTGTAAAGTGCAGTAACTTGAGAAATCTTAAACTTGCCAACAATCAATTAGAAGGGCCATTGCCACGTTCATTGGTCaattgcaagaaattaaaaattctagaCGTCGCTAACAACAAGCTTAACGACACATTCCCTCATTGGTTGGTAAATCTTCCAGAGTTGCGGGTTCTCTTATTGCGATCAAACAACTTTCATGGTTCCATAGGCAATCACAAGACTAAATTCTCATTTTCTAATTTGAGAATTATAGACCTCTCTCACAATATGTTCCATGGTCATTTGCCATCAAATCTTTTCAAATATTTATCAGCCATGATAAATGGGGACATGGATAATGATGGATTGCAATATATGAGTgatgattattattttgttttcaaaagagAGATGGATTATGCTAATTATTATATGGGTGATGATTAA